From the genome of Brachionichthys hirsutus isolate HB-005 chromosome 9, CSIRO-AGI_Bhir_v1, whole genome shotgun sequence:
ACCCTCAGTTTCACCAGACCTCCCTCCAGTGAAGAGCTTTGGACTCACAGTGGCCCCTCATGGTGAGATGCGCACATTGCAGCCACATCATATGACCCACAAAGGAATTCTCTGCTGCAAGTTGTAATATAAATTACAGAAAATCGCTTTGCAGTTTTCCTAAATACGCCATGTGCATCTAAAACATTCCCTTGGGCTGACAATAAACCCCTGAAATCTTATTTGCATGCTTTTCGCTAACTCTATTTGACCTCTTGGGATGCATATTTTCCAGAATCAGAGCAACACCCATTCACAAATATCGGCCCCTTCGACAGCAAACACACTTTGTCCTTGGCATCATTTCAACATCCGTGATCTGTCCATTCCAAAAGTCACTGCGGACACAAAACGCAAACACAAGAGCACAAACTTCACTCAAAGCCCTCTCTTTCCGTTAGATCCCCTCTGAACCTCAGCCGCCATGGACAGATGCCTTTGCACGCCATTATTACTATTATCCCTGCTGTCCTCTCACACTGTGAGGGTGCACAGTGAGGATTTTGCACGGACGCCTATCGCTCCCGTCCCCTGCAATGACAAAGCGGTGGAGAAGTTGTCTCGTCTGGCTACCACTTACATCAACGAGGACCGTGCCGACGGCTACAAGTTTGCGCTCAACCGCATCGCAAATGTCCACCTGCATGCTCAGGTAAGCACAGAGACAAGTGTCCCTTGGAGGAAGCTGCCTGTGGTCATCGAAATACTGTGTCAGTGGGTGGCATTTGTTGGTTTAACAAGAGAAGTGGGGTAGAAAAGTTATTTTCCTCTCTGTTGTTGCTCTCGTGAAAAGGATGCCTTGGTCCAATCTTAAtgccagttggggggggggggtcccatttGAGATGATTTGTCTTTCATGACAGGACTGATTGTGCAAAGCTACTCTTGCAGTCAGAAATCAACCGCTGACCTTGGTGCAATGTGACTACGGTAATTCTCAATCTGGGGAAATTATAATGAAATTAAACTGTGCTTTTAAGGTCTTATATTTGGCCGCCCCAGATCATAGTTTTGGAACCACTGCACTGAAAAATAagactgaattttttttaatatttgctgcCCCTAAACAATCTCTTGAGGataaaattaaacaaattaatATAGAAGAGCACTCTTGGATTTGTTGCACAGAATGCGAACAcaaattctgttttatttgtgcacCTCAGGGCCCTGCAGGCAATGTGTACTACCTGGACTTGGACGTCCTGGAGACCAAGTGTCACATAGGAAGCCCAAAATCATGGAAGCGGTGTGAAATCAGACCATTTATGGAAacggtcagacacacacaaaacacacacacacacacaaaccacacatccacacagaggATATTACAAAGGACTTTATGAGTGACTttgtttggggaaaaaaaggcatACAAGTTTAGTCCCTATAAGTGTACAAATGGATAAACATACCATTCTAAGCATGAATTTGAATTACTGTGCAATTTCCTTGTTTTTTACAGCTATTTTTTTCCATTGTCACCCTTAAGCTTAACCCTTTCATACAACTTTAAATTTTAAACCAATGTATTATGCAAAAACAATCCACTGAAAAAGAAAGTCCAAAATGTCCTCAGATCCCGACAATGTCCTCGCTCTCCTGGTTTATTGCGTTGGTCTGCACAAAGGTagcagaacaagaacaaacacacaaccggACTCACTTAATCCAGGACTGTTTTAGCCGGATCAGGTTCCAAATCTTTGCAGCAAAGCACTTGTGATTGTTATAACCTGAGATTCTCTCTATTTGACTCTTTCCAGCAAATCTCTGGAAACTGCAACACCACCATTCTCCACACCCCGGAGGGATACTCCTACCTGTACAGCTACGAGTGCACTCTGGTTCCAGGTATCAAGTAACAGCATTTTAGATGAGCAGCTCAATGCTGGCGGTTAGCCGTACATTGCTTCTATAAGTTATACCGCTGAATGACAGCATGAGTGAAACACCGATTTGCTCAAGAAGCTTTACGTGCCTGTTTCAATTTCATAATTGTCTTTGGTGAAGCCTGGAGGAATATAATTCTATTCCTCTCTATGCTGGGTCAACATCGTATATGATGAGAATAAATCCCCTCAAACCACCTGCGCTGAATATTTAAAGGAGATTTCTACAATGTGATATCATGGGAAGAGAATATAGATCATGCCGACTGCTGACGCTGGTTAAATTACCCAACAAGTGATTTTTGCGCTCAGTATTCAGGGCTCATTAGAAAGACAAGAAAAGGAAATCTATTTGAAATGAGGCGGTTGTCTCTGCagacatttgcatttgcatttaatAAGCCAACGTTAATGAAAACACCTGTTTAAGTGCTATCAACCTTGTCAGATCATTTATTTAAGATGCTACCAATTCAGCCAATTATTTCTATCTTTGCATGCAGCATTTAGCTACGATTCCTGTTTTGATTCCTGCAGACCCCCCAGAGAAGCTCCAGCAGACGTGTCCAACCTGCCCCCTCCTGCTGGCCATAGACAGCAAACAGGCCCTGAACGCTGCTCGGGTCACTATGGCCTCCTACAAGAGGCAGTCGACGCTGGGGGCAGGACTTGGTGTGAAGAGGATCCTCAGAGCCTCAGCACAGGTATGATATGGATTCTGATTGGACGAGCAAAGCAGCGGGGCGAGTTGTTGAGGAACGGTGCGTTTACTGGGAAATTAAATGTACCTAAAGAAGGCCCTTTAAACCTCACCGTCCAGCCAGGGTTTTGTTTGTTGAGCAAGAATCCCTCATTGAAGAGTTCACATTAGGATGAAAGGTCGATATCCTGCTCCTGCTTGCATAATTCACCTGAGATGACCACTTCCCCTCTGTCAAACCAAGATGACTATACTACTACCATACTTCATTGTAGTTATTTGTTTATATGTGCAAATTCTGCCcttatgatttgtttttttggagacCATCCCAGTGAAAGCTACCTTTGTGGAGTACACAGTCCAAGAGTGTCCGGAGAGAGTGACAAAAATGGGATCCTGCCAGCGGCTGACACAAGACTCTGAGGCAGAGGTACTCGTAATTAGATCCTACAACCCTAAACCGGCCCCAGATGGGTTTTAATACATGAATATTCACATAAATGCATTACTTGCACATCATTCTAATCTCGATGCGGATATTTAAAAGTGTTTGCGCCGAGGAAAATAATGGGATATCAGTGAATAAAACTGTGTGAAGCTGCATGTAAGGACTCTGACAATTGGATGCGGGCATGACTCAAATTAATGTTGTACTAAAAACTTAAATAAACCTTAATCAGCCAGCATCTGTTAACCATCACCGCAACAAGAAGAGTTACTTGATGACCTGTCAGATTAATTTCCACTTACATTTCCACTAAAAAGCTGCAGTAATTGATTCTTTTATTGACGACCCACAGCTCCTCTCctcattttttatatttattaatttacaaCTACACAGGTTTTGTGCTTCCAGCTCtcttttcatgtttattttatttaaataatataaaaggaaaataatgaaaatgtctcATCTTCTCCCCTCAGACTGCAGGATTCTGCACAGGATCTGTGCATGAGGATTATGATGTTCAGGTGTCTTGCGAGATGTTTAAAATACAGGTACGGGAAGTTGTTGAGCGAACGTAGAATCAGAGAGAAGATTTAGTACATTTTAGAGCATTCATGCACGTCTTTACCCAAGATGCAGCTGCTTTGACAATGTTGGTAATTTAATAACACACCGCTTTGGTAGAAATGTGACAAATGCTTTATGGTCCCGTTTGTCTCAAATGTTTTACTGAAACGAATTAAACTTTCTAAATTAATGGCGCTAGCCGTGTAATTATATTGTCATGCTGCATCTTGTGTGTTATGGAAGATTTAAAGCTGCACGATTCTGTGCTGTAATTAGCTATGATCGTCTTGCTGCTCCTTTTTGGAGCTCTGGTGCGTAACTAAACACCGAATAATCGAGGCGATTTGTTCGCCGTGCTCGTAACGTTTTCATTTatgattttctcttttcttctggaGAATGCGGACATCTTCAATCCGGTGCAACCTCAAGGTCATGATTTCCCCCTCGACCCGGAGAGCCCCACTTTCAAGCCTCCCACTGAGGAACCCGGAAATGATGGGGTTCCCTCTGAGCCcacactgccccctgctgttcCAGAGCCATTTGAGCCCACCCCCGTTCACCCAGTGCCCTTTGACCCCTCTGTTGGGGTTAACCCTGCTAACCCCTCGGGCTCATCTTCCAGTGAATCTGTTGAAGATCTCGCACATCGGCGCCATCAAGCTCCGGCTCTTTCTACTTTTCAGTCATCGTCTGAGGAGATCGGAGGCCTTGTGGCGCTGCGACCGCCCTTCAACTTCCGCTTCCAGAGAAGTGACCGCAAGAAACGTCTGGCCTTGGTGGAGGCGTCGCCCGCTCTCAACCCCATCTTCCGGCCTGATTTCCCTAACGGGCTCTCTCCTTTCCGCTCCTGTCCCGGTCCTTCTCGATACACCACGGTCTAACTGGAGTGTTCATGTTTGATATTTCTAGATTAGCTCTAGCGCCCTGTTACTGGAGGCTGGAAACATTGCACTGTTCCAGCCAAAGCTTTAAAAATGTGTCTTAAGTTTTGAACAATTTGAATAAATCTTGGTTTTAAACTTGGACAATACCTGCAGTAACTATTTTGGTGGcataaagcaataaaataatgatttcacATACAAATATATCAGGGCTGATGAATGAAATCTGCAACTATCGCtgatgtcatttcaaaatatAAGATAAGAAGTTGGTCTtcaatgttttaaaatataacaGAAACAGTAAACCGATGAATAGATAGGAGGATGTCCAGTGAAGCAAAGAGGATTCTTCACACTGTGCCAAAATAGCACTGGGTTGAAAGATGAGCACAAACATCTGAGAAAAGCTATAAAAGCAGACTTTCGCCAAAAGTGTCCTTCTCAACACAGAAACTGGAGCTTTTAGAAAAAGCCCAGAGGAGAAAAGAGGCgaggacaaaatgaaaaatcatCCTGATCCCGGCCGATTCTGAAAAAAGAGCAGCATCCCTGCTTTTCAAATTCCCCGGAAACTCATCCTCTGTGAAAGCCACTCACCGAACAAGGACGGAGCAATGTGAACTCTAAAGCAATGACAGACACCTATACATCAGGAACTGAGACATAACTAAGACAGAGCAAAGCCCTCGGGCCGAGACGCAGTACTCTGTCTTCATTTTAAGGACTGGAAAGCCCATTTTTATAGAAACGACAAGAAGTCTGACAGATGAGTGGGGAAAAGGTTAAAATAATCATCCAGAAACAAAGTTGTCATGCCTGTAGAGCGTGAGTCAAAATGTCTCATCTATGCATATTTATGAATAACAACTTTTTATTCAGACCATATTTATTATTCAAAAAACTCGAAACTGACAATACCAGAGACTTTTTTTCCTGTGATGAACCCAGAtagggttattatttattttagaataaCCTGGTCCATACCTCCCCAAAGCTTGAGGATCAAACGTTTTTGGTATTACTACAGTTGGGGGCGgggtttcctcaccaacacggtgaagaatatattaatattctgaagaaaagcattcttccttttatttgggacagaatgttaatgttccatggacttttctTCTGGTCtgaaatatcaacttattacaaaGTTactactttgtaataacagggcaagtttcctcacctccacggtggtgGCATAGTTGGTAGCATTGTTGAAGGGGGCACCTGGgcagagtggagtggaccagcggtccagttcactccgcccaggtaaggccctaggcctaccctgctacctctgctccacccccactcccacagttggattctaacccagttcctctggcagtagaccggtaaccctaccgactacgccaccgtacaGGTGAGGAAACCTGAGGCATTAACAAGGTCATACCTGTCAAAGTTGACAGGTatgaccacagcgtgttgtactacactgtgctttttccttaagtgttatgtggagtggacGTGTCTCCGACATCGtgctggattcaaaaccagtgccgcTGGCCTAAAGTcatcaatgctactgtctattgaTCCTAATGTTTGACAGGGTAACGCCTCGGTcttggtggtgtagtgggtagcacactGGACTACCTGctggaaggtcctgggttcgaaaccgagGGGCATACAGATTCTTttcaataatttgaggtttgttgtttggtcctctgcagctgtattggatcagctgattgatccagccgGCTTAAGCCGCTCTCCAGTTGTtgttcgcctctgcactttgtgataatgctggagagacactgatcatgtcactgtgtgtagtttatGGTAAGAAGTAgcgatggtgagatgaagcttCACCATcagggtccccaaactacggcccgccccGACcacctgaacaataccagagaccttttttctgtgacgaacccagaaagggttatttggttattatttattttattaatagtgttattatttatttcctgacttttttttctgtgaagaaggggtgatttggttatgtgtggctgtctggaaaacaataaatgtttaggcacccctgcaaTCTTCACactttcctgtacaaactgaccgcGGCCTCATCAGAGAAGGCaaaagttatgtggccctcacaggaaaaaggttTGGGAGCCCTGATCTACACCCTTGATTTTTGGGATTGTTTTATTAAATCACTGTTAATTACTTTAAAGATAAATAAGTCATAAAATTCATAGATACATGCATATGTAaatgtccatccatcttccacacAATCAGCTCGCACTGGCAACGTTGTCCGCCGGGGGGCGGTAGAGACCCTCAAATATAACTAGAACATcagtagttgttgttttgtacACCGCATCACGTTGTTGTATAAAATCTAACAATATCATTGAGGGCATTCAGCTCTCAATTTTACAACCAAATCAATTGTCGAACTATTTTTCACGGTTGATTGGCTCTTATGGTCGTGATTGCAACATGTCCGATGGTCCCTGAAGGCATCCGCCGTCGTGTCCTAATTGGAGGGGGCAGATATTCCGCGCGAGGAGTGGCTTCTTCAACTTCTGCCCCCCCTCACATGAAACGGAGTCGTCTTCCTCCCTAATGGCAGAGCGCGCAGGGTGGAAAGAGAAGCTTGGACTTTCCGAAGCCGTGTTCGCGCTGTGCTCGAGCGCGTCACTCTGAGGTACGTGAAACGGAAAATCCCGAATGGTTCCGGTCAGACTtcgtcgtaaaaaaaaaaaagtttttatttagCGTTTTCTTGTTTTGAGTTTGAATCTtcataatttatttgtttttattgctattatttTATCCTcgtgtgttttaacaaatataaATCTGCCCGCTTGTTTCTGCGCGGCTCGCTGCAGACTTCCAGACGCTCACAATAAACGGACTCATTTCCAACTTGGTACTTTCCCCCAAACAAACACGCATCATCAGGAGGGTTGCGTCATCGTGAGTCTGCTGCGACAAGACAGAAAGTTGATCCCACTTTGGGGAAGTTTGGAGAAATGACAAACGCAAATGAGAGTGCGCTCAAATGTTTGATTTCGGGTTGCGTCTTTGCAGACATTCTAAAAAGCGGCTTTGAGCATCCGATTTAGATAAAGGCCGACATTGTGTCCTCTGCGCTGCGTCAGGAACGCTCCAACCCCGCAGTAAGTTTATGGCGAGTGTGACGTCATCACCAATGGAATCATGCTGAAGTTATTTGGGTTGAAACCACTTCAGCCAGCAGAATGACGTCAGAGGATAATAGACTGGTTCTGATGGTGTTCGTTGAGTGTCTGGAGAAagtctgcttgtttttttgagCTTGTGATTAACTTAAATATCCTGAATCTGTTTGATCATTTTTGTTCTTCTGATAGTTTGTTCTGATTTATAAAGGGACATCTCTCACAATCGGGTGCttccacttttattttgtagggaTATGAATAGtctattataataataatctataTCCATATGGATACAGGGATGAATAAGTCTTTGTGCAGCAGTGAAAGGTCACCTTCCTGTATAAGCGACGGACTCTGAGCAGACTTCAGGTGTTCCCTCTGACAGCGGTGTAAAAAGGACGGTTAGCGCGTGCAGCCCGATTGCACGCCGCGTCACGTTTATCTGAAATCTATCCTCTCACACAAGCCTCGTCAAGTCATTTTTACCCCGAGGCACCTTTCACTAACCGGCAACAGGCTGGCTGCAGGTTGTTGATGCAATCTGAGAGCCAGATTCTAGCTGCTGTTCCTGTTCGATGGAAGGATAATCCCTTTTCACTCGTCTAAAATATTCCCACGTACAGCAGGGATGTCTTATTCCCCATTGAGCAGCCGTTTGGGTCAGCACAAGAACATGTCACACGTTCTTGTGCTCCAACAGGGAGGTCATGCTGCACTTCTTCCTCTAGAGGGCGCTTTGCTGGATTTCTTTTTGTGCGTTGGCCTCAGCTGAGAAGGAGgaccctgatgggggggggggtgtcaattTATTTCTGGCTTGCTTGCTTCCAATACTTTAATTATATTGTCTCACTGGGATTTGCCCCAAGAAATAATTGAGAATCGTGGAAATCCATCCATGAATAACTCGTCTCGATAGAACGCATGTTGCTACGCAGGCGTATTATTTCAGAAGGGCCAGCAGAAGATTCCCTCCCCACCCGGGGAGCCTGCCGCTGAGTGATTATTTCATGGAGTGCTGAGCAGATACCCTCAGCCTCGACTGGAGCCACTTAAAGTGGCTATAATTACCACTGAGGCCTGGCCTAATTGAAAGTGACACGCACCATCAGGTGGCCTCGAGATGCGGGCTACCAGTCACCGACTGATAGAGTATGACGCTCGCCTTGACGCGACGACCCAGGCGGCCCCCCCCTCGCTTCATTTTTCGCTTGGTAACAACCCGGTGTTAATCTGCAGTCGCCTCAACAAACGTTTCTCACCCGGCGTTGAAGGTCAACCTGAACACGGAGTGGATTAAGTcctcattttgttgttttgccGTTGCTGCAGGTTAGCGGAGCGCTCTAAGAAAACCCGCAGCAGAATCCGACGGAGCGTTTGTCGCTTTAGGTTAATGAAACCGGGACGCCGTGGGTCTGTACGTTATGTGTATGCACACCAAGGAAGAGCAGGCGAAGGGTGCCGCGCTGGGGGAGCCGCGTCTGTGCCAGGAAGTGATCGAGACGCCTGAAATGTCCGTCGTGTCAAACTGCCTCGAGTGCGTCAATATGGGGAGAGGCAACAGGTAACGTAGGCCTAGCGAGACGTTCGGCTCCGAGTAACGCCGATCCTCCTGCGGGTGTCGTCCAAGGGGAACTGTCCAAATATCGGCACATGTTTCAAAGGGTGAATATTAAACCGGTTTTTGAATGCATGCTTCTGGCgctgcatcaaaatgttctTATTTAATCTCCGCTGGAAGCCAATCTGAGATTAAATGTCATCCTTGACACTGAGGCTTACTgaaatagtgcaggagaggaatgtTCTTTTACAACCTTTTGACTGGATTTGCTccggtttattttttttgcttgcacACTAAGGAAGGGGCGTGGCCTTGTTTTGTTGGGAGGCGTGGCCATGTTTTGTTAGGAGGCGTGGGCCTTGTAAAGTTGTAGCTCTTACCGCAGACACATCTGAGTTCACTTTGTGTTCCTGCTGATATGTGAAGCACCTATTTTCAATCCAGGATAAATTTGTCGTTTTTATATTCATCATAACTCTGGGACACGGATGACTTTCCCGTCTCCTGCAGGATGGAGTCGTCTTGCCTGGACCTAGCTCTGGAGGGCGAGCGCCTCTGTAAGGCCGGCGACTATCGCGTCGGCGTTTCCTTCTTCGAGTCGGCCATCCAGGTCGGAACAGAGGACCTGCAAATCCTTAGTG
Proteins encoded in this window:
- the si:ch211-262h13.5 gene encoding fetuin-B → MDRCLCTPLLLLSLLSSHTVRVHSEDFARTPIAPVPCNDKAVEKLSRLATTYINEDRADGYKFALNRIANVHLHAQGPAGNVYYLDLDVLETKCHIGSPKSWKRCEIRPFMETQISGNCNTTILHTPEGYSYLYSYECTLVPDPPEKLQQTCPTCPLLLAIDSKQALNAARVTMASYKRQSTLGAGLGVKRILRASAQTIPVKATFVEYTVQECPERVTKMGSCQRLTQDSEAETAGFCTGSVHEDYDVQVSCEMFKIQNADIFNPVQPQGHDFPLDPESPTFKPPTEEPGNDGVPSEPTLPPAVPEPFEPTPVHPVPFDPSVGVNPANPSGSSSSESVEDLAHRRHQAPALSTFQSSSEEIGGLVALRPPFNFRFQRSDRKKRLALVEASPALNPIFRPDFPNGLSPFRSCPGPSRYTTV